CAGGTTATAATCATTGGTAACTACCGGGCATGAAAGAGATTTGGCCAGGGCCACGAGTTTTTCATCCACCTCCTGTATTTCAGGAAAATTTTTATTGCTTATTTCGACTTTTAAATTTTGTTTCTTTTGAATTTTATTAAGGATTTCAAGGCCCCTCCGCCCGCGGTTCCTCTTCAGGTTATCAGCCGAATCGGCTATATGATGGAGTTCGTTAAGGACAAACTGGGGAATAACCAGGGTCCCTTCTAAAAAACCGCTTTCAACTATGTCCGCAATCCGCCCGTCTATGATTACATTAGTATCAAGAATTTTATAATTAAGCATTTGATCTTTTGAACCAATGATAATATTGGACCCGAGAATAGTTAAATCTCCGCCTTTCTTGAATGCCAGGGTTAAGCCGAAGTATCCACCAATAAGATTAAGAAAAATACGAACAAAAAATGCCAAATCATCATTGATAATTGGAAGAAATAAAGTAAAGGCAATATTTGCAAGAGTCAATCCAGCGGCAAGCCCTAAAATAATTATAAGAATATT
This genomic window from bacterium contains:
- a CDS encoding PIN domain-containing protein, with product MGISFIRIIFIVVSGILSYRLTSKLFTISPYIGTTIGILIALIIIAAEDRLKKVSLKNILIIILGLAAGLTLANIAFTLFLPIINDDLAFFVRIFLNLIGGYFGLTLAFKKGGDLTILGSNIIIGSKDQMLNYKILDTNVIIDGRIADIVESGFLEGTLVIPQFVLNELHHIADSADNLKRNRGRRGLEILNKIQKKQNLKVEISNKNFPEIQEVDEKLVALAKSLSCPVVTNDYNLNKIAELQGVMVLNINDLANAVKPIVLPGETMRVRIIKEGKEFSQGIAFMDDGTMIVVDNGKKFVGQNIEALVTSVLQNTAGRMIFAQFKQEVKNE